The Myxococcota bacterium genome has a segment encoding these proteins:
- the sufC gene encoding Fe-S cluster assembly ATPase SufC produces the protein MLEIEDLHATVGLGDDAKPILHGIDLVLEAGSVHAIMGPNGSGKSTLGNVLAGRPGYTVTKGAVRFRGRDLLEMEPEERAREGVFLAFQYPVEIPGVNNNYFLKASLNAIRAHRGLPELDAFDFLKLMREKMKLVEMPEALVNRPINVGFSGGEKKRNEVLQMLLLEPALCVLDETDSGLDIDALRTVAEGVNALRSPERAMLVITHYQRLLDHIVPDRVHVLSGGRIVRSGGKDLALELEAKGYGWIESGGDAAGAARP, from the coding sequence CTGCTCGAGATCGAGGACCTCCACGCGACCGTCGGCCTGGGCGACGACGCGAAGCCCATCCTGCACGGCATCGACCTCGTGCTCGAGGCGGGCTCCGTGCACGCCATCATGGGGCCGAACGGCTCGGGCAAGAGCACGCTCGGCAACGTGCTCGCCGGCCGCCCCGGGTACACGGTCACGAAGGGCGCGGTGCGCTTCCGCGGCCGCGACCTGCTCGAGATGGAGCCCGAGGAGCGCGCGCGCGAGGGCGTCTTCCTCGCGTTCCAGTACCCGGTCGAGATCCCGGGCGTGAACAACAACTACTTCCTGAAGGCCTCCCTCAACGCGATCCGCGCGCACCGCGGCCTGCCCGAGCTCGACGCGTTCGACTTCCTGAAGCTCATGCGCGAGAAGATGAAGCTCGTCGAGATGCCCGAGGCGCTCGTCAACCGGCCGATCAACGTCGGCTTCTCGGGCGGCGAGAAGAAGCGCAACGAGGTGCTCCAGATGCTGCTCCTCGAGCCCGCGCTGTGCGTGCTCGACGAGACCGACTCGGGGCTCGACATCGACGCGCTGCGCACGGTCGCCGAGGGCGTCAACGCGCTGCGCTCGCCCGAGCGCGCGATGCTCGTCATCACGCACTACCAGCGCCTGCTCGACCACATCGTCCCCGACCGCGTGCACGTGCTCTCGGGCGGGCGCATCGTGCGCTCGGGCGGCAAGGACCTCGCCCTCGAGCTCGAGGCGAAGGGCTACGGCTGGATCGAGAGCGGGGGCGACGCGGCGGGAGCCGCGCGGCCGTGA
- the sufB gene encoding Fe-S cluster assembly protein SufB encodes MATDADLEKLASREYKWGFTTNVEQDQIPPGLSEDVVRLISAKKEEPEWLLAWRLKALRRFEQMLAEHSEPTWANVSHPPIDFQSIVYWAAPKQKKKIESLDEVDPEILETYEKLGIPLLEQKRLQGIAVDAVFDSVSVATTFKAELEKQGILFCSFSEAVKEYPELVQKYLGSVVPYSDNFYACLNSAVFSDGSFAYVPRGVRCPMELSTYFRINAAGTGQFERTLLVADEGAYVSYLEGCTAPQRDENQLHAAVVELVALDDAEIKYSTVQNWYPGDENGKGGIYNFVTKRGACRGKRSKISWTQVETGSAITWKYPSCILQGDDSVGAFYSVAMTTKRQQADTGTKMIHIGRNTKSTIVSKGISAGHGQQSYRGLVHIGPKATGARNYSQCDSLLLGSECGAHTFPYLEVKNDDATVEHEATTSKIGEDQLFYCRQRGIPEEDAISMIVNGFCKEVLRELPMEFAVEAQNLLGVSLEGSVG; translated from the coding sequence ATGGCCACCGACGCCGACCTCGAGAAGCTCGCGAGCCGCGAGTACAAGTGGGGCTTCACGACGAACGTCGAGCAAGACCAGATCCCGCCCGGGCTGTCCGAGGACGTCGTCCGCCTCATCTCCGCCAAGAAGGAAGAGCCCGAGTGGCTGCTGGCGTGGCGGCTCAAGGCGCTCCGCCGCTTCGAGCAGATGCTCGCCGAGCACTCCGAGCCGACGTGGGCGAACGTGAGCCACCCGCCGATCGACTTCCAGTCGATCGTCTACTGGGCCGCGCCCAAGCAGAAGAAGAAGATCGAGAGCCTCGACGAGGTCGACCCCGAGATCCTCGAGACGTACGAGAAGCTCGGCATCCCGCTCCTCGAGCAGAAGCGCCTGCAGGGCATCGCGGTCGACGCCGTCTTCGACAGCGTGTCGGTCGCCACGACGTTCAAGGCCGAGCTCGAGAAGCAGGGCATCCTGTTCTGCTCGTTCAGCGAGGCGGTGAAGGAGTACCCGGAGCTCGTCCAGAAGTACCTGGGCTCCGTCGTCCCGTACTCGGACAACTTCTACGCGTGCCTCAACTCGGCCGTCTTCAGCGACGGCTCGTTCGCCTACGTGCCCAGGGGCGTGCGCTGCCCGATGGAGCTCTCGACCTACTTCCGCATCAACGCGGCCGGCACCGGGCAGTTCGAGCGCACGCTGCTCGTCGCCGACGAGGGCGCCTACGTGTCGTACCTCGAGGGCTGTACGGCACCGCAGCGCGACGAGAACCAGCTGCACGCGGCCGTCGTCGAGCTCGTCGCGCTCGACGACGCGGAGATCAAGTACTCGACCGTCCAGAACTGGTACCCCGGCGACGAGAACGGCAAGGGCGGCATCTACAACTTCGTGACCAAGCGCGGCGCGTGCCGCGGCAAGCGCAGCAAGATCTCGTGGACGCAGGTCGAGACGGGCTCGGCGATCACGTGGAAGTACCCGAGCTGCATCCTGCAGGGCGACGACTCGGTCGGCGCCTTCTACTCCGTCGCGATGACGACGAAGCGCCAGCAGGCCGACACCGGCACGAAGATGATCCACATCGGCCGGAACACGAAGAGCACGATCGTCTCGAAGGGCATCTCGGCCGGGCACGGACAGCAGAGCTACCGCGGCCTCGTGCACATCGGCCCCAAGGCGACGGGCGCGCGCAACTACTCGCAGTGCGACTCGCTCCTGCTCGGCAGCGAGTGCGGCGCGCACACGTTCCCGTACCTCGAGGTGAAGAACGACGACGCGACCGTCGAGCACGAGGCGACGACCTCGAAGATCGGCGAGGACCAGCTCTTCTACTGCCGCCAGCGCGGCATCCCGGAAGAGGACGCGATCTCGATGATCGTGAACGGCTTCTGCAAGGAAGTGCTGCGCGAGCTCCCGATGGAGTTCGCGGTGGAAGCGCAGAACCTGCTCGGCGTGAGCCTCGAAGGCAGCGTCGGCTAG
- a CDS encoding SUF system Fe-S cluster assembly regulator has product MFRLSKITDYGIVLLAHLAKGAPADAALGASEPEPHNARELAADVDLPVPVVSKVLKLLARGGILESQRGSKGGYALARPAQRITVAEVIDALEGPVAITECAVGPSVCLHEVRCAVRDPITTINQVVRDALRAVTLADLVDPHFGASHFASDALRLLERTPGAPPRARAE; this is encoded by the coding sequence ATGTTCCGACTGAGCAAGATCACCGACTACGGCATCGTGCTGCTCGCGCACCTCGCGAAGGGCGCGCCCGCCGACGCCGCGCTCGGTGCGAGCGAGCCCGAGCCGCACAACGCGCGCGAGCTCGCGGCCGACGTCGACCTCCCGGTTCCCGTCGTCAGCAAGGTGCTCAAGCTGCTCGCGCGCGGCGGCATCCTCGAGTCGCAGCGCGGCTCGAAGGGCGGCTATGCGCTCGCGCGACCCGCGCAGCGCATCACGGTCGCCGAGGTGATCGACGCGCTCGAGGGGCCGGTCGCGATCACGGAGTGCGCCGTCGGCCCTTCGGTGTGCCTGCACGAAGTGCGCTGCGCGGTGCGCGACCCGATCACGACGATCAACCAGGTCGTGCGCGACGCGCTGCGCGCGGTGACGCTCGCCGACCTCGTCGACCCGCACTTCGGCGCGTCGCACTTCGCGAGCGACGCGCTCCGCCTCCTCGAACGAACGCCCGGCGCGCCGCCGCGCGCGCGAGCGGAGTAG
- a CDS encoding acyl-CoA reductase, with protein sequence MSDVAGAARVLREAGRALRARPHDEVVAALARVLDAWSDPDGPWQRALVPAHARAAGFSEANVRDALARALAGFTGDAFRAAFDAELGARAHAHGAPLTSLLLAGSIPMPTLLHVVCALAVRTPVLAKPASRDAATLPLVLRSIAEVDAALGRCAAIASFDPARDDARARAFFASECIVASGADATLDAVRARLSPQQSLVGYGHRLSIAVLGPSALDAATARALAVDVADWDQLGCLSPAAVFAVGCAPEALVAFAHALADALEERERAAPRGAVDTAAAAAIRAERESARLRFASADARRAHVLREAAASTVVLEPDARWRAAPLHRFARLHPVASVAALREAVAPIARFLSTIAVAGIGDAEAREALAGLGGHRLCAPGEMQSPPLAWRRDGLGLFAPLVDAAPAPG encoded by the coding sequence GTGAGCGACGTCGCCGGCGCCGCGCGCGTGCTGCGCGAGGCCGGGCGCGCGCTCCGCGCGCGCCCGCACGACGAGGTGGTCGCGGCGCTCGCGCGCGTGCTCGACGCGTGGAGCGACCCGGACGGCCCGTGGCAGCGCGCGCTCGTCCCCGCGCACGCGCGCGCCGCGGGCTTCTCGGAAGCGAACGTGCGCGACGCGCTCGCGCGCGCGCTCGCGGGCTTCACGGGCGACGCGTTCCGCGCGGCGTTCGACGCCGAGCTCGGCGCGCGCGCGCACGCGCACGGCGCGCCGCTCACCTCGCTCCTGCTCGCCGGCTCGATCCCGATGCCGACGCTGCTGCACGTCGTGTGCGCGCTCGCCGTGCGCACGCCCGTGCTCGCGAAGCCTGCGTCGCGCGACGCCGCGACGCTGCCGCTCGTGCTCCGCTCGATCGCCGAGGTCGACGCCGCGCTCGGGCGGTGCGCGGCGATCGCGTCGTTCGACCCGGCGCGCGACGACGCCCGCGCGCGCGCCTTCTTCGCGAGTGAGTGCATCGTCGCGAGCGGCGCCGACGCGACGCTCGACGCGGTGCGCGCGCGCCTCTCGCCGCAGCAGTCGCTCGTCGGCTACGGGCATCGGCTGTCGATCGCCGTCCTCGGGCCGTCCGCGCTCGACGCGGCGACCGCGCGCGCACTCGCCGTCGACGTCGCGGATTGGGACCAGCTCGGGTGCCTGTCGCCGGCCGCGGTGTTCGCGGTCGGCTGCGCGCCGGAGGCGCTCGTCGCGTTCGCGCACGCGCTCGCCGACGCGCTCGAGGAGCGGGAGCGCGCGGCGCCGCGCGGCGCGGTCGACACCGCGGCCGCCGCCGCGATCCGGGCGGAGCGCGAGAGCGCGCGGCTGCGCTTCGCGTCGGCCGACGCGCGCCGTGCGCACGTGCTGCGCGAGGCCGCGGCCTCGACCGTCGTGCTCGAGCCGGACGCGCGATGGCGGGCCGCACCGCTCCACCGCTTCGCGCGCCTCCACCCGGTCGCGAGCGTCGCCGCGCTGCGCGAGGCCGTCGCGCCGATCGCCCGCTTCCTGTCGACGATCGCCGTCGCCGGGATCGGCGACGCGGAGGCCCGGGAGGCGCTCGCCGGCCTCGGCGGCCATCGCCTGTGCGCGCCGGGCGAGATGCAGTCGCCGCCGCTCGCGTGGCGGCGCGACGGGCTCGGGCTCTTCGCGCCGCTCGTCGACGCTGCACCCGCCCCCGGCTAA
- a CDS encoding acyl-protein synthetase encodes MTGGRDGARGAARPAERDAWRADLDARVRAWMREAARAPAFARDDARFEALALELFAFQLAHCAPYARYCGALGRTRENVRGWRDVPAVPTGAFKELRIASFEPARTVKVFRTSGTTTQQRGELALDTLALYEASLLPTLSHLLFPDVAGRMRMRVLAPSPAEAPDSSLSHMFGCLLAARGTDASGFDVRDGALDAASLERALDDARRAREPVALLGTAFAFVHWLDARAGTAATPLPPGSRAMETGGFKGRAREVPRDELHAAIAAALGLPRSHVVNQYGMTELGSQFYDASLADPGGPLRKLGPPWARVRAIDPATGADVAPGEVGVLVVHDLANTGSVAAIETADLGRIVAAGSDAASARHGEGFVVLGRSPGAEERGCSIAADAMLGGEGAGAGPKPGGEGAGESGS; translated from the coding sequence ATGACCGGCGGTCGCGACGGCGCGCGCGGAGCGGCGCGCCCGGCGGAGCGCGACGCCTGGCGCGCGGACCTCGACGCGCGCGTGCGCGCGTGGATGCGCGAGGCGGCTCGGGCGCCCGCGTTCGCGCGCGACGACGCGCGCTTCGAGGCGCTCGCCCTCGAGCTCTTCGCGTTCCAGCTCGCGCACTGCGCGCCGTACGCGCGCTACTGCGGCGCGCTCGGCCGCACGCGCGAGAACGTGCGCGGCTGGCGCGACGTTCCCGCCGTGCCGACCGGCGCGTTCAAGGAGCTGCGCATCGCGAGCTTCGAGCCCGCGCGAACCGTCAAGGTGTTCCGGACGAGCGGGACGACGACGCAGCAGCGCGGCGAGCTCGCGCTCGACACGCTCGCGCTCTACGAGGCGTCGCTGCTCCCGACGCTCTCCCATCTCCTGTTCCCCGACGTCGCGGGACGCATGCGCATGCGCGTGCTCGCGCCGTCGCCCGCCGAGGCGCCCGACTCGTCGCTCTCGCACATGTTCGGCTGCCTGCTCGCCGCGCGCGGCACCGACGCGAGCGGCTTCGACGTGCGCGACGGCGCGCTCGACGCCGCTTCGCTCGAGCGCGCGCTCGACGACGCGCGACGCGCGCGCGAGCCCGTCGCGCTGCTCGGCACCGCGTTCGCGTTCGTGCACTGGCTCGACGCGCGCGCGGGCACCGCGGCCACGCCGCTCCCGCCCGGATCGCGCGCGATGGAGACGGGCGGGTTCAAGGGACGCGCGCGCGAGGTGCCGCGCGACGAGCTGCACGCGGCGATCGCCGCGGCCCTCGGCCTCCCGCGCTCGCACGTCGTCAACCAGTACGGCATGACGGAGCTCGGCTCGCAGTTCTACGACGCGTCGCTCGCCGACCCGGGCGGGCCGCTGCGCAAGCTCGGCCCGCCGTGGGCGCGCGTGCGCGCGATCGACCCCGCGACGGGTGCCGACGTCGCGCCGGGCGAGGTCGGCGTGCTGGTCGTGCACGACCTCGCGAACACCGGGAGCGTCGCGGCGATCGAGACGGCGGACCTCGGGCGCATCGTCGCCGCGGGGAGCGATGCGGCGTCGGCGCGGCACGGCGAGGGCTTCGTCGTGCTCGGCCGCTCGCCCGGCGCCGAGGAGCGCGGCTGCTCGATCGCCGCCGACGCGATGCTAGGCGGGGAAGGCGCAGGCGCGGGCCCGAAGCCGGGCGGCGAAGGCGCGGGCGAGAGCGGGTCGTGA
- a CDS encoding aspartate aminotransferase family protein, producing the protein MSPPDAPNSRDSAAGAGERFAPLAPALVAGVPGPRSRALAARLARVESRNVTCLVPDAPVFWERAHGANVWDVDGNRFVDLSGAFGVANVGHAHPDVVDAIAAQARELLHGMGDVHPPRVKVELLEALVARYPGGGDARGVLVSSGSDAVETALKTAQLATGRAGVVAFEGGYHGLAFGALDATWRSDFRAPFAARLPDACAHARFGDAADVTRAADALAARGVATGAVLVEPVQGRGGERVPPRGFLRALRALCDERGWLLVADEVYTGFGRTGKLFACEHEGVAPDLLCIGKGLSSGMPIAACLGRAEVMDAWPASTGEALHTQTFLGHPASCAAALASIRALEADGLVERSASLGARALARARERLASLDAVTDVRGLGLMIGVECADAARALRACAEVLARGFILLPSGDGGRVLSLTPPLCIAESQLSAAIDALADALA; encoded by the coding sequence GTGTCGCCCCCCGACGCCCCGAACTCGCGCGACTCCGCCGCAGGCGCGGGCGAGCGCTTCGCCCCGCTCGCGCCCGCGCTCGTCGCGGGCGTTCCCGGCCCGCGCTCGCGCGCGCTCGCCGCGCGCCTCGCGCGCGTCGAGAGCCGCAACGTCACGTGCCTCGTCCCCGACGCGCCCGTCTTCTGGGAGCGCGCGCACGGCGCGAACGTCTGGGACGTCGACGGCAACCGCTTCGTCGACCTCTCCGGCGCCTTCGGCGTCGCGAACGTCGGCCACGCGCATCCCGACGTCGTCGATGCGATCGCCGCACAGGCGCGCGAGCTCCTCCACGGAATGGGCGACGTGCACCCGCCGCGCGTGAAGGTCGAGCTGCTCGAGGCGCTCGTCGCGCGCTATCCGGGCGGTGGCGACGCGCGCGGCGTGCTCGTCTCGTCGGGCTCGGATGCGGTCGAGACGGCGCTGAAGACGGCGCAGCTCGCGACCGGCCGCGCGGGTGTCGTCGCGTTCGAGGGCGGCTACCACGGGCTCGCGTTCGGCGCGCTCGACGCGACGTGGCGGAGCGACTTCCGGGCGCCGTTCGCCGCGCGCCTGCCCGACGCCTGCGCGCACGCGCGCTTCGGCGACGCGGCCGACGTCACGCGCGCGGCCGACGCGCTCGCGGCCCGCGGTGTCGCGACCGGCGCCGTGCTCGTCGAGCCCGTGCAGGGGCGCGGAGGCGAACGCGTGCCGCCGCGCGGCTTCCTGCGCGCGCTCCGCGCGCTCTGCGACGAGCGCGGCTGGCTGCTCGTCGCCGACGAGGTGTACACGGGCTTCGGTCGCACCGGGAAGCTCTTCGCGTGCGAGCACGAGGGCGTGGCGCCCGACCTGCTCTGCATCGGCAAGGGACTCTCGTCGGGCATGCCGATCGCCGCGTGCCTCGGCCGCGCGGAGGTGATGGACGCGTGGCCCGCGTCGACGGGTGAGGCGCTCCACACGCAGACCTTCCTCGGACATCCGGCGAGCTGCGCCGCCGCGCTCGCGTCGATCCGCGCGCTCGAGGCCGACGGGCTGGTCGAGCGGAGCGCGTCACTCGGCGCGCGAGCGCTCGCACGCGCGAGAGAGCGGCTCGCGAGCCTCGACGCGGTCACCGACGTGCGCGGGCTCGGGCTCATGATCGGCGTCGAGTGCGCGGACGCAGCGCGCGCGCTGCGCGCGTGCGCGGAGGTGCTCGCGCGCGGCTTCATCCTGCTGCCGTCGGGCGACGGCGGCCGCGTGCTGTCGCTGACTCCGCCGCTCTGCATCGCCGAGAGCCAGCTCTCGGCCGCGATCGACGCGCTCGCGGACGCGCTGGCATGA
- a CDS encoding ectonucleotide pyrophosphatase/phosphodiesterase, whose protein sequence is MPTARRRAPSSPIPTTRATRRAARAALLALLLALAACFAGADRAHTPASMATEPSGAVAPDTAAAARAPTVVVLSLDGVRFDMLERSDLPAFARLRREGARAARLLPPFPSLTFPSHVTVATGAPADVHGIVANRFRDRARGEEFDYGADASWIDAEPLWVAAERQGVRAAVFFWVGSETDWRGAGATYRMRPFDSKVPESAKVDRILAWLDLPPGERPQLVMAWWHGADHAGHEHGPASPEVAAALRAQDAQLGRLLAGLDAREAWAATTLVVVSDHGMIDAGSPIDVGAALRAAGVRARVVHAGAVAHVHLDSPGSEEAARAVAALAGIDGVAAYARDDLPPRLRYAHPSRVGDVVVVAGPTRVLTSARGGLARVLGGAGGPRGMHGYDVASVPEMAGVFLALGRGTGRGAALGDVRSIDVAPTVAALLGIAPPAASEGRAIALDPR, encoded by the coding sequence ATGCCGACCGCGCGACGCCGAGCTCCGTCCTCGCCGATCCCGACGACGCGCGCGACGCGTCGTGCCGCGCGCGCCGCCCTGCTCGCACTGCTTCTCGCGCTCGCGGCGTGCTTCGCGGGCGCCGACCGCGCGCACACACCCGCTTCGATGGCGACCGAGCCGAGCGGCGCGGTCGCGCCGGACACCGCCGCGGCCGCGCGCGCGCCGACGGTCGTCGTGCTCTCGCTCGACGGCGTCCGCTTCGACATGCTCGAGCGCTCCGACCTGCCCGCGTTCGCGCGCCTGCGCCGCGAGGGCGCGCGCGCGGCCCGACTGCTCCCGCCCTTCCCCTCGCTCACGTTCCCGAGCCACGTCACGGTCGCGACGGGCGCGCCGGCGGACGTGCACGGCATCGTCGCGAACCGGTTCCGGGATCGCGCGCGCGGCGAGGAGTTCGACTACGGCGCCGACGCGAGCTGGATCGACGCCGAGCCGCTCTGGGTGGCGGCCGAGCGACAGGGCGTGCGCGCGGCGGTCTTCTTCTGGGTCGGGTCCGAGACCGACTGGCGAGGCGCGGGCGCGACGTACCGGATGCGGCCGTTCGACTCGAAGGTGCCCGAGAGCGCGAAGGTCGACCGCATCCTCGCCTGGCTCGACCTGCCGCCGGGCGAACGACCGCAGCTCGTCATGGCGTGGTGGCACGGCGCCGACCACGCCGGGCACGAGCACGGCCCCGCATCGCCCGAGGTCGCGGCCGCGCTGCGCGCGCAGGACGCCCAGCTCGGGCGGCTGCTCGCCGGTCTCGACGCGCGCGAAGCGTGGGCGGCGACGACGCTCGTCGTCGTGAGCGACCACGGCATGATCGACGCCGGCTCGCCGATCGACGTCGGCGCGGCACTCCGCGCAGCCGGCGTGAGAGCGCGCGTCGTGCACGCGGGCGCGGTCGCACACGTCCACCTCGACTCGCCCGGCTCGGAGGAGGCGGCGCGGGCGGTCGCCGCACTCGCCGGCATCGACGGCGTCGCCGCCTACGCGCGCGACGACCTGCCGCCGCGGCTTCGCTATGCGCATCCCTCGCGCGTCGGCGACGTCGTCGTCGTCGCGGGTCCGACGCGCGTGCTGACGAGCGCGCGGGGAGGGCTCGCACGGGTGCTCGGCGGCGCGGGCGGGCCGCGCGGCATGCACGGCTACGACGTCGCGAGCGTGCCCGAGATGGCGGGCGTCTTCCTCGCGCTCGGGCGCGGCACGGGGCGCGGCGCGGCGCTCGGCGACGTGCGCTCGATCGACGTCGCACCGACCGTGGCCGCGCTCCTCGGCATCGCGCCGCCCGCTGCGTCCGAGGGGCGCGCGATCGCGCTCGACCCGCGCTGA
- the folK gene encoding 2-amino-4-hydroxy-6-hydroxymethyldihydropteridine diphosphokinase, with amino-acid sequence MTVTACIGLGANLGDREATLCEAIDAIESTRGVRVVARSSLWETDPVGPPPQGPYLNGAVRIETSLDARALLARLHEIEADAGRVRADRPRNSARTLDLDLLLFGDARIDEPALVVPHPRLHERPFVLVPLAEVAGELWHPVLQRTIAELAGRAGRAGVRGRADGERSGR; translated from the coding sequence GTGACGGTGACGGCGTGCATCGGGCTCGGCGCCAACCTCGGCGATCGCGAAGCGACGCTGTGCGAGGCGATCGATGCGATCGAGTCCACGCGCGGCGTCCGCGTCGTCGCGCGCTCGTCGCTCTGGGAGACCGACCCGGTCGGTCCGCCGCCGCAGGGCCCCTATCTGAATGGGGCCGTGCGCATCGAGACGTCGCTCGACGCACGCGCGCTGCTCGCCCGGCTCCACGAGATCGAGGCCGACGCGGGACGCGTTCGCGCGGACCGGCCGCGCAACAGCGCGCGCACGCTCGACCTCGACCTCCTGCTCTTCGGCGACGCGCGCATCGACGAGCCCGCGCTCGTCGTTCCGCATCCGCGTCTGCACGAGCGTCCGTTCGTGCTCGTGCCGCTCGCGGAGGTCGCGGGCGAGCTGTGGCATCCGGTCCTGCAGCGGACGATCGCCGAGCTCGCGGGTCGCGCGGGCCGCGCAGGCGTGCGCGGGCGCGCAGACGGCGAGCGCTCCGGGAGGTGA
- a CDS encoding MTH1187 family thiamine-binding protein, with protein MAIAAVSIAPVGEGTSVSAYVAAALRVVRAQERVRYRLDPMFTTLEGDLRDILDLVLAMEEAVFAAGARRVGTVLKIDDRRDRTASMEAKVEAVERKLAEHDG; from the coding sequence ATGGCGATCGCGGCGGTCAGCATCGCGCCGGTGGGCGAGGGGACGAGCGTGTCGGCGTACGTGGCGGCCGCGCTCCGCGTCGTGCGCGCGCAGGAGCGCGTGCGCTATCGGCTCGACCCGATGTTCACGACGCTCGAGGGCGACCTGCGCGACATCCTCGACCTCGTGCTGGCGATGGAGGAGGCCGTGTTCGCGGCGGGCGCGCGGCGCGTGGGAACCGTGCTCAAGATCGACGACCGGCGCGACCGAACGGCGTCGATGGAGGCCAAGGTCGAGGCCGTGGAGCGGAAGCTGGCCGAGCACGACGGGTAG
- a CDS encoding VCBS repeat-containing protein: MSRGRIRHQRWRASSTRCARIAATSLLCALGLLVAGSAAAVDVVGQTNVGVSFSPASGPVAGYFVYLQTGDEPAPGRLAAALPAGQVDFEVGANYGETVTVRVRPYAANGQLGPFSPPSQPIAFVPDVPGIDTPAEPDADVGLVFAPFQTGTSVQVQVHRSDLSIAGTFDIRPPGGAFTPAFLDIRAARCDFDGDGTSEYALGFGSGSRGVVELRRGQSRGFSTIATLAVGTSSFHSRSGATFPACGDVDGDGRDELLIGRGAGGDGIVDVYDDANAGFAHLRKIVLDWDEYAQSVGETRPAAGDIDGDGLDEVLIGLGAGGQGFVAVRDDMAQRFATMWTPSAQRGWLQFDRPGADGATWPSAVQLDIDGALEVVVGLGKGSNGELVFLEDATRRAVFSFAFEPLPVTKAGATSLFAGFSSYNSSNGEVRPGRVDLDEDGTDEVIVGFTAGGLGRVHLLRQGAYGPSTTSSTWLGLPQWLLAPNGPGLAR; the protein is encoded by the coding sequence ATGTCGAGGGGACGGATCCGGCACCAACGATGGCGAGCGAGCTCGACGCGATGCGCGCGCATCGCGGCCACCTCGCTGCTCTGCGCGCTCGGCCTGCTCGTCGCGGGCAGCGCTGCCGCCGTCGACGTCGTCGGACAGACCAACGTCGGCGTGAGCTTCTCCCCCGCCTCGGGTCCGGTCGCCGGCTACTTCGTGTATCTGCAGACGGGCGACGAGCCCGCGCCCGGCCGCCTCGCCGCGGCCCTTCCCGCCGGCCAGGTCGACTTCGAGGTCGGCGCGAACTACGGCGAGACCGTCACGGTCCGCGTTCGTCCCTACGCCGCGAACGGCCAGCTCGGTCCGTTCTCTCCGCCTTCCCAGCCCATCGCGTTCGTTCCCGACGTGCCCGGCATCGACACGCCCGCCGAGCCCGACGCGGACGTCGGCCTCGTGTTCGCGCCGTTCCAGACCGGCACGTCGGTGCAGGTGCAGGTGCACCGAAGCGATCTCAGCATCGCGGGCACGTTCGACATCCGGCCGCCCGGTGGCGCGTTCACGCCCGCCTTCCTCGACATCCGCGCCGCGCGCTGCGACTTCGATGGCGACGGAACGAGCGAGTACGCCCTCGGCTTCGGCAGCGGCTCGCGCGGTGTCGTCGAGCTCCGGCGCGGTCAGTCGCGCGGCTTCTCGACGATCGCGACGCTCGCCGTCGGCACGAGCTCCTTCCACTCGCGCAGTGGCGCGACGTTCCCCGCGTGCGGCGATGTCGACGGCGACGGCCGCGACGAGCTCCTGATCGGTCGCGGTGCCGGCGGCGACGGCATCGTCGACGTCTACGACGATGCGAACGCCGGCTTCGCGCACCTGCGGAAGATCGTGCTCGACTGGGACGAGTACGCGCAGTCGGTCGGCGAGACGCGGCCCGCCGCGGGCGACATCGACGGCGACGGTCTCGACGAGGTGTTGATCGGTCTCGGAGCGGGCGGCCAGGGCTTCGTCGCGGTGCGCGACGACATGGCGCAGCGCTTCGCCACGATGTGGACGCCGAGCGCGCAGCGCGGCTGGCTCCAGTTCGATCGTCCCGGCGCGGACGGCGCCACGTGGCCTTCCGCCGTGCAGCTCGACATCGACGGCGCCCTCGAGGTGGTGGTCGGTCTCGGCAAGGGCTCGAACGGCGAGCTCGTCTTCCTCGAGGACGCGACGCGGCGCGCGGTCTTCTCGTTCGCGTTCGAGCCGCTTCCGGTCACGAAGGCAGGCGCGACGTCGCTGTTCGCGGGCTTCTCGTCCTACAACTCGTCGAACGGCGAGGTCCGACCCGGACGCGTCGACCTCGACGAGGACGGCACGGACGAAGTGATCGTCGGCTTCACCGCGGGCGGCCTCGGGCGCGTGCACCTGCTGCGCCAGGGCGCCTATGGCCCGTCGACGACGAGCAGCACCTGGCTCGGCCTCCCGCAGTGGCTGCTGGCTCCGAACGGGCCCGGGCTCGCGCGCTGA